A segment of the Roseofilum capinflatum BLCC-M114 genome:
AATGTAGGTTTCCAACACTTCAGTCGCCAATTGGGTCATGGACTTGCCTTCCTGGGCAGCTAAATCCTTAAACTGCTGATACACGGTATCCCGGACTCCGATCCGGTATCGAGCTTTACCAGAAGAAACCAGTCCCGATCCAGGGGTATAACTCTCAGAAAAGGCTCTGAGCGCGTCAAAACCGACTCGATGACAAAAATCGCCAAAACTCTCGACTTTGCCGTTATTGAGGCGTTCTTGCTTGAAATAGACGAATAATGGCTCTAGGGTGGACTCTAGATCTTCATCTTTTACCTTATCTAGGAAGGGTTCGGAGAGTCGGTTTTGATTGGGGTCTGCTCCCAGCCAGACCTGGTATGCTCCAGGGGTTTGACCGACGAATCCTAATTCGGCAATGTAGGGCCGAGCGCAGCCATTGGGACATCCGGTCATGCGGACAACAAAGTGTTCTTTGGGTAGTCCGACTTTCTTGAGTAGGGTGCGGATACGGGCGAGAATGCCGGGTAGGGCCCGTTCTGATTCGGTAATGGCTAGGCCGCAGAGGGGGAGAGCGGGACAAGCCATGGAATAGCGGACTAGGGGATCGAGCCGTTCGGCATTGGTTTCGACTCCGTGTTTTTTGAAGATGTCGGCGATCGCCCCTTGATCTTGGGGATCGATGTCATAGAGAATCAGATTATGATTGGGCGTAAGCCGCATGGGTAACTTAAACTCGGTGACAATTTCCCGCAGGGCGCTCTTGAGCTGGAATTTTCCATCATCTTTGACTCGACCATTTTCAATGGACAAGCCAAAGAACTGTTTACCATCGCCCTGATCGTGCCAACCCAAATAATCCTGATATTCAAATTCCGGTAGGGGTTTAAAGGGAGCGAGGGGTTTACCGAAATAGTGTTCGACCTGAGCGCGGAATTTGTCTACCCCCCAATCATGGAGCAGATATTTCATTCTGGCATGACGGCGTTGGTGGCGATCGCCATAATCGCGCTGAGTTGCTACAATGGCCTTAACCAGATCGTACACATCATCCTTATCCACATAGCCAATTTTATCCGCAGCCCGCGCAAACGTCTCCTCCTTATTATGGGTGCGGCCTAACCCACCCCCAGCATA
Coding sequences within it:
- the sir gene encoding sulfite reductase, ferredoxin dependent produces the protein MVSSLNSPPTTSKPSKIEVIKENSDFLREPVASELLEDTTHFSGDAIQILKFHGSYQQDNRDNRQKGQERDYQMMLRTRSPGGFIPPELYLALDQLSETYGNHTLRTTTRQGFQMHGILKKNLKTVIASIVKHMGSTLGACGDLNRNVMAPAAPYKTRPEYQYAWEYANKIADLLTPQTGAYYEIWLDGEKVISAEEAPEVKAARNKNVNGTNFTDKEEPIYGTHYMPRKFKICLTVPGDNSVDILTQDIGLVVMTNEAGELEGFNIYAGGGLGRTHNKEETFARAADKIGYVDKDDVYDLVKAIVATQRDYGDRHQRRHARMKYLLHDWGVDKFRAQVEHYFGKPLAPFKPLPEFEYQDYLGWHDQGDGKQFFGLSIENGRVKDDGKFQLKSALREIVTEFKLPMRLTPNHNLILYDIDPQDQGAIADIFKKHGVETNAERLDPLVRYSMACPALPLCGLAITESERALPGILARIRTLLKKVGLPKEHFVVRMTGCPNGCARPYIAELGFVGQTPGAYQVWLGADPNQNRLSEPFLDKVKDEDLESTLEPLFVYFKQERLNNGKVESFGDFCHRVGFDALRAFSESYTPGSGLVSSGKARYRIGVRDTVYQQFKDLAAQEGKSMTQLATEVLETYISQNR